The Rattus norvegicus strain BN/NHsdMcwi chromosome 2, GRCr8, whole genome shotgun sequence nucleotide sequence CCTATTCCCCTGTCCAGATGCAGTAGCTTACCCCTGTTTCTCCTTCAGCATCCAGTCGGAAGTGTCCTTTGAGGGAGCCTATGGGAACCTCAAGAGACTCTATGACAAGGCAGCAAAAATGTACCACCAGTTGAAGAAGTCTGAGACCAGGAAGCTCTCCCCTAGCAAAAAGCGGTGAGCAGGGCCTGCAGGGAggagggctctctgcagtggctgTGGTGGGACCATAGAGGCTCCAGAGATGCTCATCAGGTACCCTGATTCCTCTCATTTCAGATGCAAAGACATTAAGAGGTTGTTGGTGAACTTCATGTACCTACAAAGCCTGTTACAGCCCAAAAGTAGGTGAGTGGAAGCCAGTGTGGATGGGCATGGTACCAGGCAAGTCCTAACCTTGACTCTCCTAGCCACAGTCAAGGAAGCAGCATTTGCTGAACTGTGCTTTCTGTAGGAAAGGCTCACCAGTTGGTTCTCTTTGGCACCCCTCACTATTGTGTCTGGGCTGGTCCTGGCTGACACAAAGTAGGTGCTTACTAGATGTTAGAAGAGTGACCAAGTGACTGAATGGATACCCATATTCTTTCCTTTGCGTTCTAAGGGCCTTGCTCATACTAGGCAACAGCAATTTTGTCTTCTGTTGATATCAGCTCCCAGCCTCTAATCCCCAAAGTCTCTACTGCAGAGTCTTACTATGTCCCTTGGTagtctgaaacttgctatgtagctatgtggatcaggctagccttgaactcacagaaatctgcctgcctttgcctcacaagttctaggattaaaggcgtgtgccagcaTATACAACTGAGTGATGCATTGACTATTtgatcgattgattgattgatggatTGATGGATTGATGTGCTAGAGGTTGAGCTCATGGCCTATGCATGCTTGGCAGACACTATCCTTGACTACATTCACAGTTCTTTACCAGCCTCACCCCGTCACTgacctcccttcttcctcctgccttcccatAGCTCTGTGGACTCAGAACTGACCTCACTTTGCCAGTCAGTCCTAGAGGATTTCAACCTCTGCCTCTTCTACCTGCCCTCCTCACCCAGCCTTGGTCTGACGAACGAGGATGAGGAGGAGTGTGAGAGTGGATATGCTTTCCTGCCCGACCTGCTCATCTTTCAGATGGCCATCATCTGCCTTATGGGTGTGCACAGTTTAAAAAGAGCAGGTATTCCTACTCTGTCCCTTTGCTCCCCACTATCCTGTTTGCAGTGTAGTTACAAGACTTCCTGCCACAAGTAATCCCTTCCTTGCCTTTGTAACCACCTGGCATGTAGAGTCAGGACCAGGGAAGCCTATTGACTCTCCAAGAAGGCACAGGCAGCTGTGGGTTCTTATCACTCCCCGAAACCCCCTCCACAGTCAGGCATAGTCTTCAGGGTCCAGGCCTTACTACTGGAGCGCTTTGGCAGTCTAGAACCCTTTCTGGCAGAGGCAGTAGGAGAGGCAGTGCTGGTGACCCAAGCCCAAGGTTCTTGTGTTACCAGGAACAGTCCCAAGCCCAAGAGAGAAACTAGGATAAGAGGATACACCTACATGAAAGGTGTGGGGTTAGCTGGGACATTTCTACTTTTCATGACGGTGGATACTAGTCCAGAGACTTGAGAAACCTTGTTTGTCATAGAACCAGCTTTGAAGAGCAGTTGGGTCATTAGATGACTTGACAGCAGGTAGGACAGGTTGGAACTGATGATGCTTACTCCTGCTCTCCTGGTTTCAGGATCCAAGCAGTATAGTGCAGCCATTGCTTTCACCCTGGCCCTCTTCTCCCACCTTATTAATCATGTCAACATACGACTGCAGGCAGAGCTGGAAGAGGGCGAGAACCCTGTCTCAGCTTTTCAGAGTGATGGCACAGGTTCGAGGCTGGGGGAGGTTATGACTGGACCGTTTACCTGGGACTTGGGGGAAGGAAGCAGAAGGGAAAGTCACACCCAGTGGGAGGTGGTGTGGGAGGGCATGTGCCAATtacatttctttctgtccctctccccTGACATTCTTCTTCACACAGATGAACCAGAGTCAAAAGAAGCACTAGAAAAAgaggagccagagccagagcctcCCACTGTGGTGCCCCAAGCCGATGAGGGTAGAAAGAGTCGTAAGCACTCCCGACTCTCTTGTCTTcgtcgccgccgccgccaccaccctCCTAAGGCTGGTGATGACAGTGACCTGAGTGAGGGTTTTGAGTCAGACTCTAGCCATGACTCTGCCCAGGCCAGTGATGGATCAGACAGTGGCTCTGACAAGAGCCTGGAAGGCAGGGGCACTGCTTTTGATGCAGAAACAGACTCAGAGATGAACAGCCAGGAGTCCCGGTCAGACCTGGAAGATATAGAGGATGAAGAGGGGACACGGTCTCCAGCCCAGGAGCCCCCTCAGACCAGATCAGAGGTTCCAGATTCCCTCAATGGCCCCTTGGGCCCTAGTGAGGCAAGCATTGCCAGCAATTTACAAGCCATGTCCACCCAGATGTTCCAGACCAAGCGCTGCTTCCGACTGGCTCCCACTTTCAGCAACCTGCTCCTGCAGCCCACCGCAGAACCTAACAGTGTGGCCAGTCATAGGCCTTGTGTCAACGGGGATATGGAGAAACCTTTAGAACCAGGTACctgggtctgtctctgtctcctgcttgAGAGCATGAGAGACCACCTTCTCTCAGAATGACCTCACCCTTGGTGTTTTGCTGTCACTCAGGGGTCCTTGTCCTATGCATGAATTCATCTCCAGCCTCCAGTACATTTGGTGTCTTGCTGCTTTCCACTGCAGACTGCTCTGTGTCTTTACTTGCTTCTCTCATGTTGGCAGTTGAACTTCCTTCCCTCATGGCGTCCAGCTCCCTTCAAGGCTCCCAGAAGCTGGACATAGTACTGTTCCTGTCACAGTAGTACATTTGAGTGAGACTCAAATGTCATCACGCTGTAACCTAGTCTATGTTGAGCACTAGGCTAGATTGTTTTGGAGTGTTATCTTGTCTTTTGCTACTACTGGGGAAGCCAGCCTAGAAACTCATGCATGCTGGCCAAGTGCTGCTACACCACTGAGCTGCTCCCCAGTGGCTAGCATGTTGTCTTCCCTTCAGTTTAGCAATCTGTAGTGGAAGAGCTGCCATCCTCGTTCTAAATGCTGTCTTTAACCTCAGACCGTGTACaggacagacaaacacacaccgTCTGAAACATGTAGAAGCACATAACTCCTTGCCATAGTAAGCCCacacttttttatttgtttgtgtggtggttttgtctttgagacaaagtctttctatgtagtcctgacggtcctagaactcgctctgtaaaccaggcctcaagctcaaactcagagatccacctgcctctgcctcccatgtgctgggattaaaggctgtacCTTTAATCCACCCTGCTTGGACacataagtctttaaaaagaacaatGACTACATGTGGGATTTGCTTGAGGCCAGTGAGGTGAGATCTTCTTGTGGATGACCTGTGCCATCTGTTCCATTGCAGCCTCCACCCTTTCTATCCGCTGAGACCTACTGACTACTTCTTAAGACGAGATTGAACTTTAGGAGAGCTACTAATCCATCTTCTGTTTGTGTTCCCAGCGTTTAGTGTCTGACATGGGGGGTAGAACTTGTGAGATTTAAGAAATTTCAGGTGGAGGCAGGTATCatgccacatgcctttaatcccggcatgAAGCTTAAAAGTAATGGGGCCTGGAGTAATGGGGCATGGATTTGACCATGAGTGATATCAGAGTGCAGACCCTAGGCTGGCTGTAATGGGTGGGTAACGTCCCCTGAAAATGTTGGAGCCTGTTGCCAAATGCTATTACCCCATTTTCTCTCCTTTACCCAACCCAGCCTCTGAGGATGGCTCTGAGTCAGAGGGGAGCGAGTCCAGCAGCCGTTCTTGTCGCAACGAGCGCAGCCTTCAGGAGAAGCTGCAGGCCCTGATGGCTGAGGGCCTCCTTCCTGCTGTGAAGGTCTTCCTGGACTGGCTTCGAACCAACCCTGACCTCATCATTGTGTGTGCGCAGGTGTTTATCCCATCTTCTAATCTTCAGGTCTTAAAAGGTTGGAACAGCGATGAGATAGAAAGGGGCCTCTGCAGCTGCGTGGTGACCTGCCAAGACCTGATTGGCCCGGCAGCAGTAGGCATGATCTTTCCCTCAAAGAGTCTACTGccaagggacagagagggaattGCTCCCTCTACTCTGTTCTCTCAAAGCCGACCTCATAACTGGCATTCTGGGTGATACTGGGGACCAGGCTCAGtacacagaggaaagagagacagcaaaaagaaagcagaggcagcAACAGAGATGGGAACTTGGAGCACATTTGAGGCTTTCCAGCAAGGATTGAGGCTTAGGAGATCAACTGTTAGGAGCCAGTGTTGTCTTGGCTGCCATAGGGGCTGGGTGGGACCTGCACTCACTTTGGGATCAGAGGCTTAGCCTTGAGCTTCTTGTTGCAGCCTTGTGCTCAGTGTCACAGTCTAGCTTTGTACAAGgtcctcttctcttcctgtgaATTTCCATTAGCTAGGAGAAGCCAGCCCCTGGCTTTCACTTTTACAGTTTAGAAAACTGCTCCTAGGGCCCTACTGTCTTTTCTGACCAGGTCCCATTTTCCCAGTCATCCATGAACTCTTTCTGTTGCTAATCTGCCTATCAAGTCCCTTTAGGCCTCATAACACAAGGCCTCGGGTG carries:
- the Smg5 gene encoding nonsense-mediated mRNA decay factor SMG5 isoform X2; this translates as MEVLALLRLVKKEELRDSCSLPLLTLAVVEAVHRLDLILCNKTAYQEVFKPENVSLRNKLRELCVKLMFLHPVDYGRKAEELLWRKVYYEVIQLIKTNKKHIHSRSTLECAYRTHLVAGIGFYQHLLLYIQSHYQLELQCCIDWTHVTDPLIGCKKPVSASGKEMDWAQMACHRCLVYLGDLSRYQNELAGVDTELLAERFYYQALSVAPQIGMPFNQLGTLAGSKYYSVEAMYCYLRCIQSEVSFEGAYGNLKRLYDKAAKMYHQLKKSETRKLSPSKKRCKDIKRLLVNFMYLQSLLQPKSSSVDSELTSLCQSVLEDFNLCLFYLPSSPSLGLTNEDEEECESGYAFLPDLLIFQMAIICLMGVHSLKRAGSKQYSAAIAFTLALFSHLINHVNIRLQAELEEGENPVSAFQSDGTDEPESKEALEKEEPEPEPPTVVPQADEGRKSRKHSRLSCLRRRRRHHPPKAGDDSDLSEGFESDSSHDSAQASDGSDSGSDKSLEGRGTAFDAETDSEMNSQESRSDLEDIEDEEGTRSPAQEPPQTRSEVPDSLNGPLGPSEASIASNLQAMSTQMFQTKRCFRLAPTFSNLLLQPTAEPNSVASHRPCVNGDMEKPLEPASEDGSESEGSESSSRSCRNERSLQEKLQALMAEGLLPAVKVFLDWLRTNPDLIIVCAQSSQSLWNRLSVLLNLLPASGELQDSGIED